Part of the Bactrocera dorsalis isolate Fly_Bdor unplaced genomic scaffold, ASM2337382v1 BdCtg012, whole genome shotgun sequence genome is shown below.
CATAGGGCACTACAAGAGTAAATAAATTCCTTCTGCATTTCATAATTAACCTTATATTTTTCAACAGCAATGGCACAAGGAGTGTTTTAAATGTGGAAACTGTTCCAAAGGACTTGATTCTATCCTTTGTTGTGAAGGTccagataaaaatatttactgcaaaggtattatttaaataatattgcaTACAAATTTTCACACATTGTTAcattcaaacaaaaaacaaagtgacttttcatattTCTCCAGCTATATAGtacatttaaattacaatttttaattagtaaGAAATAAGTGTACACAGCATTAActgcttatgtatatacatataaaaatttcatcATTCGATTGTGACAGACAAAATGGGCGCCTGTAGAGACGTTCAACACTGGATTTCCTCACCCTTCTTATAGCTTGCTTGTTAacacttttatataatattatatttgaagcAGACTCCCGTAAGTCACTGGAAAAATATCAAGGATACTACTTCTACgttgaatatatgtacgtatttagcTGGAGAAATGTTTAAGCACacctaaaatataaattaaatgtatatgcacatttacatTCCGCCCAAACCTTGTGTTTTTCCTTGCACAAAATTAGCTTGTTATGCAAAGAAATTCGGACCTAAAGGCTATGGATATGGTCAAGGCGGTGGAGCTCTTCAGTCCGATTGCTATGAAAATGGGTAAGTTTTTAACAGCATGCTATCATTTGATgtgatatttatatgtatgtttctatatatatgttctatatatgtatgtacgtaagtatACATCAGAATGAGTTCAAGTTAATGTATGGGGGTAACatctacacatacataagtataaatagaTTTTAGTGTTGTTTCCCAAGACTTagcaatttaaatttatcaatatttgtttttgatattataataaatacagGGTGTTATGCTCAGAAGTTTGGCGCCAGGGGTTATGGTCATTTAGGAATTTCTTCTATGGGACTTATGTCTGACATAAGAGACGCCGAGTGGCAAAGGTATACATGCCTACATgtgtagtttttttattatacgtAGTACATTcgaatgattaaaaaaaaagatgatAACTTAAATCGCACTTGCTTCCACTGATGGAAAAGTCAATATAAttctaaaaaacaattaaagttCAGAACATATGAATTAAAACATGAATAATTTTCTCTCTATATCCTCTACATATATAACacttattcatatattttttataatccataaatatatatatatatttttgtttgaatatatgtatgtaaatgtcttACAGCGACTTGGCACCAAAAGTAGCAGATATAGATGTTGGAAAGATTCAAGCACGTGCCGGTGAAGGTTGCCCACGATGTGGTGGCGTTGTCTTTGCCGCTGAGTTGGTGCTCTCGAAGGGACGCGAATGGCATAGGAAGTGTTTTAAATGCAGAGATTGCACAAAGACGTTGGATTCTATCATTGCATGTGACGGACCCGACAAAGAAGTTTACTGTAAGACTTGCTATGGAAAAAAATGGGGCCCTCATGGCTATGGATTTGCATGTGGATCCAGTTTTTTGCAAACTGATGGCATGACGTTAGTAACAATGTTTGATCAGTAGCCATGAATAATTATAAACTATACAACTTTCAGTGAAGAACAAATTTCTGCTCAACGTCCATTTGTATGCCCTGACACCACGTCAATCAAAGCACCTGAAGGTGAAGGCTGTCCACGTTGCGGTGGCGCCGTTTTCGCCGCGGAGCAACAACTTTCTAAAGGCCGTATGTGGCACAAAAAGTGCTACAACTGCACTGAATGTCATCGACCATTGGACTCGATGCTTGCGTGTGATGGGCCAGACAAGGATATTTACTGTAAAGCATGTTATGGAAAACGTTTCGGTCCTAAAGGATTTGGTTATGGACACGCACCAACGTTGGTGTCCACTTCCGGTGAATCCACAATCCATTTGTAAGccaattacatataaaaaaaatgaacaaacatgtatatatgtatatatatttttttttatttcagcccTGAGGGTAAGCCGCTAACTGGGCCTCGTTCATCAGGAGGTTGTCCGCGGTGCGGATATGCCGTTTTTGCCGCGGAGCAAATGATTAGCAAGAGCAGAATTTGGCACAAGCGTTGCTTCCATTGCGCTGACTGCAGAAAATCTCTAGATTCAACCAATTTAAATGATGGTCCGGACGGTGATATTTATTGTAGAGCATGCTATGGTCGCAATTTCGGACCCAAAGGCGTTGGTTTCGGTCTCGGTGCAGGCACCCTTACAATGACATAAagtacttttccaaatatatttacatacacatacaaataaatacatatatgcatgcatatatataatattataaatatatatatgtatatacatacatgttgtgtgtgtatttaaatatatctaGAATATtattgtgtatacatataaaaactaAACTATAATTAAAATCGAACTTAACGAAATGACTATAATTTTCAGCACGAAGTAggtattatataattaaaaaccgACAAAAATAACTAATCGATCTTTTTAAACGAAAACTCGCGCTACAAATTAGTTTACATCGAGGACGAAGTtcaattcattatttatttattaatttttaaataaattataaaaaaatgtgtatatattgagatgtttatatttaaacgtcacatatttatttgttcaatTCATTCAATAACTTGTTGACACTGTTCTTATCTAAATATTACCGTGTATCAAtaatttgtaagaaaaatgttgaaataagcTATTGATTGACTtgcattaataaaatatgtatgtatatacacaatcATTTCCGAATACATACTctatatttagaattttttgtaataaacgaCAAcaaaagtgtatatatgtatgtacgcataaTGCAAAAGTTGTCGccaagtatttatgtatattagtgCCTTTTGTATGATTGTGCGTATTtgagaacaaaataaataacgaaGAACCctaatcttttttaaatatatataaaaaagaaaacttgaTATTTGTCTAAATATTTTTCTGGTGCAAAACACACActaattagcataaaaaaaGAGATCACAAACATAAATAGGTTATGCCAAGGTCCTGTCCGAGGGAAgggttatataaaaataaaacagaaaatttgcCCATAGGCGACATCTTCTCCACcgtaaaaatattgttcatcACTTTCAATTATAAATTCTTCAAATCTGTTGTCGTGCAACCTTGCCATCGCGAAATATCAAGGATCTATATTCAAGCTTGCTTCAgccatgaaataaaaaactaaggCGACCTAGGGTAAGAATGCGCCATCATTGAACTTACACACGTTCTCGACTATGCTAACCAACAATTTATTTGAACGCTACTTGCTAGATATAATGCTAATATTGGAAATGCAAAATTCTATACAATAAGCATTTGCGTACGTTAACATCGTTAGCCCAAATGTTCAAGTTCCGTTGGAATCCGCAAACACACTCATAGGGAATCCTACGTCCGTAAAAGTACTTCAATCCCCTAACGCTCTACATTTTATTACGAAGTTCTCTATAATTAAGTTCGCTTGTAAGGAAAACACATTTTTCTGTCATAATTTCATAATACAGATAATGGATAGCGTCGTGACGCAATGTGACAGGAAGCTCACATCCTTCAAAATTGCACTTCTTCTCTGGGAGCCACATTTTGTCGACTAGCATCGAGAAGCTCTAGCACCAGAGAGCTCTATGCAAGTGCAGTGGCACACCGCGTAATATGGATTCAGACATCCATGATAATGACAGAATCATCGTTATCCACGACAGGTCAGTGACCTGTGTGATAACTCACTAGAGAAACACAacagaaacattaaattcacaGCTAATATGGTAAAGAAGGAGTTAATAGGAATCGgtacaaaaattgtattagaTGAAATCCTATGTCTCGACTAATTTCAACCAAATGCATGATATAATCCTCATATTATTAGAGTCGAAATTGTACTACAacatgcctacttcccatataattttaagtttcaGATGATTCTGTCTTTCAGTATATAAATCAAGCATCTACGCAGGTGTCGGAATGAAACTTTGGCAAAATAGTCCTTCGATATGTTCCATCTATTGCATAAAAATGGTCGAATTCGGCCCATACCTTTTCAAGCTCCAGGCACCGGCAGAAGCCAGACGGAATCTTTTCCCGATAATAATATGCCCTCGTGTAAAGTATGGGTAAAAACGGGTCAATATTTACCCTAGCTTTTTTGCATCTAATATAAGCTTTTTTAAGCTGTCGCTAACTTTACCATATTTATTGATCAATCTGTTAATCGGTCATTATGTGAAATATCTTCACAGAATTGAGTGGATACGTGTTCTCAAGTCTGCCATACATTCGCTTAATGCCAAGAGTTAACGTAATCACTACAGATCGTTCGGTTAGACTCTAACATAGCCCTTCTATTTTCTCTATAAGTCTTCTTCACTCATAAAATATATCTGTTACAGTTTGTCATATGTTATTCCGTTCTGTCCCAACCTACAATATTTATGAGCTACTCTCTTTATCAATTCATACGCTCAATTTAGTGATGGTTAAAAGTACCGCAACaacaatttagttttttttcgagCAGGAATCGCAACAAATTAAGGAATATATTTCGTGTTTGATATTATtagttatattaaataaatgtactGTATTATAATGCAAATTTgtacacaaatatttgtatgtacaacgTTAGTAGTTTAGCGAAACCGTACACCGATTCAATAACAATAGTATTGTAAGACATTGTAATCGATTTTTGCACTGAAAAATGCAGTTATGTGAAATTCCCATTCCTaggaataataaataaatacatataagtatgtttattGTGAAGATCTACAAGAATGGTgatttacatttataaatgccttaaaaatattaagattttgaatgtacatatgtatatttttacagaGGAAACTTGTGCGAT
Proteins encoded:
- the LOC105228139 gene encoding muscle LIM protein Mlp84B isoform X2, which produces MPFTPVETPKCPKCGKSVYAAEERVAGGYKFHKTCFKCGMCNKALDSTNCTEHEKELFCKNCHARKYGPKGYGFGGGAGCLSMDTGAHLNRDDIDGVRNGARLEPRVIAKAPEGQGCPRCGGYVYAAEQMLARGRQWHKECFKCGNCSKGLDSILCCEGPDKNIYCKACYAKKFGPKGYGYGQGGGALQSDCYENGDLAPKVADIDVGKIQARAGEGCPRCGGVVFAAELVLSKGREWHRKCFKCRDCTKTLDSIIACDGPDKEVYCKTCYGKKWGPHGYGFACGSSFLQTDGMTEEQISAQRPFVCPDTTSIKAPEGEGCPRCGGAVFAAEQQLSKGRMWHKKCYNCTECHRPLDSMLACDGPDKDIYCKACYGKRFGPKGFGYGHAPTLVSTSGESTIHFPEGKPLTGPRSSGGCPRCGYAVFAAEQMISKSRIWHKRCFHCADCRKSLDSTNLNDGPDGDIYCRACYGRNFGPKGVGFGLGAGTLTMT
- the LOC105228139 gene encoding muscle LIM protein Mlp84B isoform X1, encoding MPFTPVETPKCPKCGKSVYAAEERVAGGYKFHKTCFKCGMCNKALDSTNCTEHEKELFCKNCHARKYGPKGYGFGGGAGCLSMDTGAHLNRDDIDGVRNGARLEPRVIAKAPEGQGCPRCGGYVYAAEQMLARGRGYHRRCFKCLLCNRTLDSTMHCDGPDKDIYCRGCYAQKFGARGYGHLGISSMGLMSDIRDAEWQSDLAPKVADIDVGKIQARAGEGCPRCGGVVFAAELVLSKGREWHRKCFKCRDCTKTLDSIIACDGPDKEVYCKTCYGKKWGPHGYGFACGSSFLQTDGMTEEQISAQRPFVCPDTTSIKAPEGEGCPRCGGAVFAAEQQLSKGRMWHKKCYNCTECHRPLDSMLACDGPDKDIYCKACYGKRFGPKGFGYGHAPTLVSTSGESTIHFPEGKPLTGPRSSGGCPRCGYAVFAAEQMISKSRIWHKRCFHCADCRKSLDSTNLNDGPDGDIYCRACYGRNFGPKGVGFGLGAGTLTMT